The Desulfomicrobium orale DSM 12838 genome includes a window with the following:
- a CDS encoding phenylacetate--CoA ligase family protein: protein MTRKDRTEGIFSRREVLDSTERQKYHQIHLKELLSYAYRYSEDVKKRFDRAQFSVEKFRDLIDLKHVPILKKKELIFLQSMGPRLGGLLTKDLGELRRVFLSPGPIFDPEDRSEDYWGWTESFYAAGFRSGDLVQNTFSYHMAPAGLMFEEPLRQLNCAVVPAGTDNTENQLDIMKKLRVTGYVGTPSFLMHLAQRGEERGLNLRKDLYLEVAFVTGEKFSEKMRSNLEKKFDLLMRQGYGTADVGCIGYECFHKNGLHIANRSYVEICHPDTGIPLKDGEVGEIVVTVFNKTYPLIRLATGDLSYIDRAPCPCGRTSPRLGNIVGRVDTTARIKGMFVYPHQVEQVISVFEEIKRWQIEVTNPGGIDEMRLLIEASSFKREEELLHMFREKIKIRPTLQVLTPGTLPPQIRFIEDKRNWD from the coding sequence ATGACCCGCAAAGACCGCACCGAAGGCATCTTCAGCCGGCGCGAAGTGCTGGATTCCACCGAGCGCCAGAAATACCACCAGATTCATCTCAAGGAATTGCTTTCCTACGCATACAGGTATTCCGAGGACGTGAAGAAGCGCTTTGACCGCGCCCAGTTTTCCGTGGAAAAATTCCGGGATCTCATCGATCTCAAGCACGTGCCCATCCTGAAGAAGAAGGAACTGATCTTTCTTCAGTCCATGGGGCCGCGTCTCGGCGGCCTTCTGACCAAGGATCTGGGTGAGCTGCGCCGCGTCTTTCTGTCTCCCGGGCCCATTTTCGACCCCGAGGACCGCAGCGAGGACTACTGGGGCTGGACCGAAAGCTTTTACGCGGCGGGCTTCCGTTCCGGAGATCTGGTCCAGAACACCTTCAGCTACCACATGGCCCCGGCCGGGCTCATGTTCGAGGAGCCCCTGCGCCAGTTGAACTGCGCCGTGGTCCCCGCGGGGACGGACAATACGGAAAACCAGCTGGACATCATGAAAAAGCTGCGCGTCACGGGCTATGTGGGCACGCCGAGTTTCCTCATGCATCTGGCCCAGAGGGGAGAGGAGCGGGGGCTCAACCTGCGCAAGGATCTGTATCTGGAAGTGGCCTTTGTCACGGGTGAAAAGTTCTCGGAGAAGATGCGCTCCAATCTGGAAAAGAAATTCGATCTGCTCATGCGTCAGGGCTACGGCACTGCCGACGTGGGTTGCATCGGCTATGAATGCTTCCACAAAAACGGTCTGCATATCGCCAACCGCTCCTATGTGGAAATCTGCCATCCGGACACGGGCATTCCCCTCAAGGACGGCGAGGTCGGCGAAATCGTGGTCACGGTCTTCAACAAGACCTACCCGCTGATCCGGCTGGCCACGGGCGATCTGTCCTACATCGACCGCGCGCCCTGCCCCTGCGGCCGCACGTCGCCCCGTCTGGGCAACATTGTGGGCCGGGTGGACACCACCGCCCGGATCAAGGGCATGTTCGTGTACCCGCACCAGGTGGAGCAGGTCATCTCGGTTTTCGAGGAGATCAAGAGATGGCAGATCGAAGTCACCAACCCCGGAGGCATCGACGAAATGCGCCTGCTCATCGAGGCTTCCAGCTTCAAGCGGGAAGAAGAGCTGCTACACATGTTCCGTGAGAAGATAAAAATCCGCCCGACCCTGCAGGTGCTCACGCCCGGTACCCTGCCTCCGCAAATCCGGTTCATCGAGGACAAACGCAATTGGGACTGA
- a CDS encoding ChaN family lipoprotein, translating to MGLTIRLILLLAVLLAGCAGRAPERPAALTVPPGSFLSQNGTVLPDAEIARLARSCDFILMGESHTNPCDHAVQARLVEVLGQTGMRFIIGLEMLPVTVQPALDAFNARQTDADELEHKTQWEKHWGHAYSMYRPVLETARRFDLPVAALNIPRETLLRFRDGKPLTAAEQAMLPRVIPVSPAQEKSLSEQVAMHQAMRAMQEGSGNSNATKKGADERTRKFFLVQSLWDSMMAGQALKWRKATGQPVLILAGSGHVEQGWGIEHRLRALEPGVRCLRIMPARDKGDLKPAPGASVPEAAAFFACAARNKSRLGMTIIFEGGSARLESIEPGSTAAEAGLMPGDVILRAGDKPLKDASNLHFAAMAAARKNAPLALTVRRAGKTVEARLPLGSGKE from the coding sequence TTGGGACTGACCATCCGCCTGATCCTGCTGCTCGCGGTGCTTCTTGCCGGCTGCGCCGGGCGGGCTCCCGAACGTCCGGCGGCCCTGACCGTGCCACCGGGTTCTTTTCTCTCGCAAAACGGAACTGTCCTGCCTGACGCTGAAATTGCCCGGCTGGCCCGAAGCTGCGATTTCATCCTGATGGGTGAAAGCCATACCAACCCTTGCGACCACGCCGTCCAGGCCAGACTGGTGGAAGTTCTGGGACAGACCGGTATGCGCTTTATCATCGGGCTGGAGATGCTGCCCGTCACGGTCCAGCCCGCGCTGGATGCCTTCAATGCCCGGCAGACGGATGCCGACGAGCTGGAACACAAAACGCAATGGGAAAAGCACTGGGGGCATGCGTACAGCATGTACAGGCCCGTGCTGGAGACCGCCCGGCGCTTCGATCTGCCCGTGGCCGCCCTGAACATCCCGCGCGAGACGCTGCTCCGCTTTCGGGACGGCAAACCCCTCACCGCTGCGGAACAGGCCATGCTCCCGCGGGTCATCCCGGTCAGTCCGGCTCAGGAAAAATCTCTGTCCGAACAGGTGGCCATGCATCAGGCCATGCGGGCCATGCAGGAAGGCTCCGGTAATTCCAACGCCACGAAAAAGGGCGCTGACGAGCGCACCCGGAAATTCTTCCTGGTGCAGTCCCTGTGGGACTCCATGATGGCCGGGCAGGCTCTCAAATGGCGCAAAGCGACAGGACAGCCCGTACTCATCCTGGCCGGATCAGGGCACGTGGAGCAGGGTTGGGGCATCGAACACCGCCTGCGCGCCCTTGAGCCGGGCGTACGCTGCCTGCGCATCATGCCCGCCCGCGACAAGGGGGACTTGAAACCCGCTCCCGGAGCATCCGTGCCCGAAGCGGCCGCATTCTTCGCCTGCGCCGCCCGGAACAAGAGCCGTCTGGGCATGACCATCATCTTCGAGGGCGGGAGTGCCCGCCTCGAAAGCATCGAACCAGGCTCCACCGCCGCGGAGGCAGGACTCATGCCCGGCGACGTCATCCTGCGGGCCGGCGACAAGCCCCTCAAGGACGCTTCGAATTTGCATTTCGCGGCCATGGCCGCCGCACGGAAGAATGCTCCGCTGGCTTTGACCGTCCGGCGCGCCGGAAAGACCGTAGAAGCCCGCCTGCCCCTGGGCTCCGGGAAGGAATGA
- the murB gene encoding UDP-N-acetylmuramate dehydrogenase has translation MKHLRNVSLKDYCTYRIGGTARDFYAPENMEEMVALVRDLRARRASFWLHGGGANTLFPDGEVHLPIVSTSFMTALRREDGLVFAESGKVMDAWVLEALRAGLGGVECLSGIPGTLGGALFMNAGAYGQEISDHLRSVTVLDRNGLVIEIPAEQCGFGYRRADALRDKVILAGTWELPPADSAPALARRKEILARRKEKQPLEFPSAGSVFKRPEGAFASRLIDEAGLKGARVGGAQVSEKHAGFIVNTGGATCRDVLELIDLCRRTVRERSGYDLELEQCICPAGDVPEPKKN, from the coding sequence ATGAAACATCTCCGTAACGTCTCTTTGAAAGATTACTGCACGTATCGCATCGGCGGCACGGCCAGAGATTTTTATGCTCCTGAAAACATGGAGGAAATGGTTGCCCTGGTGCGCGATCTGCGGGCCCGGCGCGCATCCTTCTGGCTCCACGGCGGCGGGGCCAATACTCTGTTTCCCGACGGCGAGGTCCATCTTCCCATCGTCTCCACCTCTTTCATGACGGCTCTCCGCCGGGAGGACGGCCTTGTTTTCGCCGAAAGCGGCAAAGTCATGGATGCGTGGGTGCTGGAGGCCCTGCGTGCGGGCCTGGGCGGGGTGGAGTGCCTGTCAGGCATTCCCGGCACTCTGGGCGGCGCGCTGTTCATGAACGCGGGGGCTTACGGACAGGAAATTTCCGATCATCTGCGCTCGGTGACGGTTCTGGACCGGAACGGACTCGTCATCGAAATCCCCGCGGAACAGTGCGGATTCGGATACCGCCGGGCCGATGCCCTGCGGGACAAGGTCATCCTGGCCGGAACCTGGGAGCTGCCCCCGGCGGATTCCGCTCCGGCTCTGGCCAGACGCAAGGAAATTCTGGCCCGGCGCAAGGAGAAGCAGCCTCTGGAGTTTCCCTCCGCCGGGAGCGTGTTCAAGCGCCCCGAAGGGGCCTTCGCTTCCCGGCTGATCGATGAGGCCGGATTGAAGGGCGCCCGCGTGGGCGGCGCGCAGGTTTCGGAAAAGCACGCCGGATTCATCGTCAATACGGGCGGAGCCACCTGCCGGGATGTGCTGGAACTGATCGACCTGTGTCGCCGTACCGTGCGCGAACGCTCCGGTTACGATCTGGAACTGGAACAGTGCATCTGCCCGGCAGGCGATGTGCCGGAGCCGAAAAAGAACTGA
- the mutM gene encoding bifunctional DNA-formamidopyrimidine glycosylase/DNA-(apurinic or apyrimidinic site) lyase — MPELPEVETIARGLDAQASGQRIVKARLITPKVLLRGKPEMLEGRSIRRVVRRAKLLMAMLDNEDALIFHLKMTGRVWLAAARQPLPKHTHLVLELESGDRVIFEDQRRFGYFGLFSPAELETWDFHVSLGPEPLSISPEELAARLKGRRSAIKSLLLNQTVVAGVGNIYADESLFAARIHPASTASAIPEKRLLLLCAELQRILLAAIEAGGSTFSDYRNAYGKSGIFQEFFQVYGKKGEPCPACRRPLVAATVAGRTSTHCSRCQRRYHG; from the coding sequence ATGCCAGAACTGCCGGAAGTGGAAACCATCGCCCGGGGCCTGGATGCCCAGGCCAGCGGCCAGCGCATCGTCAAGGCGCGCCTGATCACGCCGAAGGTCCTGCTCAGGGGAAAGCCGGAAATGCTGGAAGGCCGGAGCATCCGCCGCGTCGTGCGGCGGGCCAAGCTGCTCATGGCCATGCTGGACAATGAAGACGCCCTGATTTTTCATCTGAAAATGACCGGCCGGGTCTGGCTGGCCGCCGCGCGCCAGCCGTTGCCCAAGCACACCCATCTGGTGCTGGAACTGGAAAGCGGGGACCGCGTGATCTTCGAGGACCAGCGCCGTTTCGGCTATTTCGGCCTGTTCAGCCCGGCCGAGCTGGAAACATGGGATTTCCATGTAAGCCTCGGCCCCGAGCCGCTCTCCATCAGCCCGGAGGAACTGGCCGCCCGGCTGAAAGGACGGCGGAGTGCCATCAAAAGCCTGCTCCTGAATCAGACCGTCGTGGCCGGTGTCGGCAACATCTACGCCGACGAGTCCCTGTTCGCGGCCCGAATCCATCCGGCCAGCACGGCTTCAGCCATTCCGGAAAAACGGCTGCTCCTGCTGTGCGCGGAACTGCAGCGCATCCTGCTGGCGGCCATCGAGGCGGGCGGCAGCACCTTCAGCGACTACCGCAATGCCTACGGGAAAAGCGGCATCTTTCAGGAATTCTTCCAGGTTTACGGCAAGAAGGGCGAACCCTGCCCGGCCTGCCGCCGCCCGCTGGTCGCAGCCACCGTGGCCGGGCGCACATCCACCCACTGTTCCCGCTGCCAGCGCCGGTATCACGGCTGA